Proteins found in one Columba livia isolate bColLiv1 breed racing homer chromosome 11, bColLiv1.pat.W.v2, whole genome shotgun sequence genomic segment:
- the TJP1 gene encoding tight junction protein ZO-1 isoform X14: protein MEETAIWEQHTVTLHRAPGFGFGIAISGGRDNPHFQSGETSIVISDVLKGGPAEGLLQENDRVAMVNGVSMDNVEHAFAVQQLRKSGKNAKITIRRMKKIQIPVARTEPDPVSENEDDSYDEEIRDPRSSRGGPSANRRHEKSWVRDRSASRERSLSPRSDRRSVTSSQPAKPTKVTLVKSRKNEEYGLRLASHIFVKEISQDSLAARDGNIQEGDVVLKINGTVTENMSLADAKTLIERSKGKLKMVVQRDERATLLNVPDLSDSIHSANASERDDISEIQSLASDHSNRSHDRPRRSRSRSPDQRSEPSDHSRHSPQQPSNSSHRSREEERITKPGAISTPVKNADDNSKTMEEVTVERTEKQTPPLPEPKPVYAQGGQPDVDLPVSPSDGPLPNSTHEDGMLRPSMKLVKFRKGDSVGLRLAGGNDVGIFVAGVLEDSPAAKEGLEEGDQILRVNNVDFTNIIREEAVLFLLDLPKGEEVTILAQKKKDVYRRIVESDVGDSFYIRTHFEYEKESPYGLSFNKGEVFRVVDTLYNGKLGSWLAIRIGKNHKEVERGIIPNKNRAEQLASVQYTLPKTAGGDRADFWRFRGLRSSKRNLRKSREDLSAQPVQTKFPAYERVVLREAGFLRPVTIFGPIADVAREKLAREEPDIFQIAKSEPRDAGTDQRSSGIIRLHTIKQIIDRDKHALLDVTPNAVDRLNYAQWYPIVVFLNPDSKQGVKTMRMRLCPESRKSARKLYERAHKLRKNNHHLFTTTINLNSMNEGWYGALKEAIQQQQNQLVWVSEGKADGATSDDLDLHDDRLSYLSAPGSEYSMYSTDSRHTSDYEDTDTEGGAYTDQELDETLNDEVGTPPESAITRSSEPVREDSSGMHHETQTYPTYASQAQPQPNLRIDSSGFKATTTQPKAEASPAVPYLSPSPESHPATSSTSAVNANVNLTNVRLEEPTAAPYNSYQPQAGPLRTTSAEGAHIVLRDQEPSSLSPHVDPAKVYRKDPYISEEASRQSYILKQPAINHPVQRQERDPNLIYESQAQYAEKQPSRDYEQSTYRYDSTNYVDQFSRGYDPRLHYDDRVPPYEEHWAYYDEKQPYNQTRTGYENQPPRDLDSRQNIEESTERSYYPAQPRFEEPPPMSYDGRPRYEHAPKNFSLPQVRYEDQHAVGYDTHGRYKQEAQPYQSAISRSPEPKPYFDPHIRGYEQGPPQAYNAKAGQYEPHGTSGVALPPPPSSQTKPEVLPSNSKPLPTPPSLAEEEEDPAMKPQSVRSRVKIFERRRSPSLEKMKDPSDTSAVKPPELAPKPTLTTVSGPKPTSQSQYEHDKTTYRAPEPQRPQAKPPEDIVRSNHYDPEEDEEYYRKQLSYFDRRSFENKPSAQVPASHHSEPTKQMHSQNQLNFTSYTKGKTTNTESMDRPVGEKRYEPISQVTTPPPAPSVQYTQPQSINSPVLSLPAHHKPALSEVNSASDPPPPQNKPALFRSSREDTVQSTFYPQKSFPDKGPVNGTEQIQKTVTPSYNRFTTKPYTSAARPFERKFESPKFNHNLLPNETQHKPELPSKSPNSPQPILKSHSSSQPPEFDSGMETFAVQVDKPKYQPNNVNAVPKAIPVSPSALEDEEEEDGHTVVATARGVFNSNGGVLSSIETGVSIIIPQGAIPEGIEQEIYFKVCRDNSILPPLDKEKGETLLSPLVMCGPHGLKFLKPVELRLPHCASMTPDGWSFALKSSDSSSGDPKTWQNKSLPGDPNYLVGANCVSVLIDHF from the exons ATGGAAGAAACAGCTATATGGGAACAACACACAGTGACTCTTCACAGG GCCCCTGGATTTGGATTTGGTATTGCAATATCCGGAGGCAGAGATAATCCTCACTTTCAGAGTGGTGAGACATCAATAGTTATTTCTGATGTGCTGAAAGGAGGCCCAGCAGAAGGACTACTACA agaAAATGACCGTGTTGCAATGGTTAATGGAGTTTCAATGGATAATGTCGAGCATGCATTTGCTGTTCAGCAGCTGAGGAAAAGTGGGAAGAATGCCAAAATT ACTATCCGAAGGATGAAGAAAATTCAGATTCCGGTGGCTCGAACAGAACCTGACCCAGTGtctgaaaatgaagatgatAGCTATGATGAAGAGATACGGGATCCAAGAAGCAGCCGTGGTGGTCCAAGTGCCAACAGAAGGCATGAGAAGAGCTGGGTAAGAGATCGAAGTGCTAGTAGAGAGAGAAGCTTATCGCCGAGATCAGACAGAAGGTCGGTTACTTCCAGTCAGCCTGCAAAACCTACCAAAGTAACCCTGGTGAAATCAAGGAAAAATGAAG AGTATGGCCTACGGTTGGCAAGCCACATATTTGTCAAAGAAATATCCCAGGACAGCCTGGCAGCAAGAGATGGCAATATTCAGGAAGGAGATGTTGTACTCAAG ATAAATGGCacagtgacagaaaatatgTCCTTAGCGGATGCAAAAACACTAATAGAAAGGTCAAAAGGCAAGTTGAAGATGGTTGTTCAGCGAGACGAGCGAGCTACACTGTTGAATGTTCCTGATCTTTCTGACAGTATTCATTCTGCTAATGCTTCAGAAAGAGATG ACATTTCAGAAATTCAGTCGCTGGCATCAGATCATTCCAACCGATCACATGACAGGCCCCGCCGCAGTCGTTCACGATCTCCTGACCAGAGGTCAGAGCCTTCAGACCATTCCAGACATTCTCCACAGcagcccagcaacagcag TCATCGAagcagagaagaggagagaataACTAAACCAGGGGCTATCTCTACACCTGTAAAGAATGCAGATGATAATTCTAAAACTATGGAAGAGGTCACAgttgaaagaactgaaaaacaaactcCACCACTCCCAg AACCAAAGCCAGTGTATGCACAAGGAGGTCAGCCAGATGTGGATTTACCTGTCAGTCCATCTGATGGTCCTTTACCCAATTCAACCCACGAAGATGGAATGCTTCG GCCAAGCATGAAACTGGTCAAATTCAGAAAAGGAGATAGCGTGGGCTTGCGACTAGCAGGTGGGAATGATGTTGGCATATTTGTAGCTGGTGTTCTGGAAGACAGCCCTGCAGCGAAAGAAGGATTAGAGGAAGGGGACCAGATTCTCAGG GTAAATAATGTAGACTTCACAAATATCATCAGAGAAGAAGCTGTCCTTTTTTTACTTGATCTTCCTAAAGGTGAAGAAGTAACCATTttggcacagaagaaaaaagatg tttatcGTCGCATTGTTGAGTCTGATGTAGGGGACTCTTTCTATATCAGAACTCATTTTGAATATGAAAAGGAATCTCCTTACGGACTAAGTTTCAACAAAGGTGAAGTGTTCCGGGTGGTggacactctgtacaatggcaAACTGGGTTCTTGGCTGGCGATTCGAATTGGCAAGAATCATAAGGAAGTTGAAAGAGGTATCATACCTAACAAAAACAG AGCTGAGCAACTAGCTAGCGTACAGTACACGCTTCCAAAGACAGCAGGAGGAGATCGAGCGGATTTTTGGAGATTCCGAGGCTTGCGTAGCTCAAAAAGAAATCTCcggaaaagcagagaagatcTTTCTGCCCAACCTGTTCAGACAAAGTTTCCTGCCTACGAAAGAGTTGTTCTTCGGGAAG CTGGGTTTCTCAGACCTGTAACCATTTTTGGTCCAATTGCTGATGTTGCACGGGAGAAACTTGCTAGAGAAGAACCAGATATCTTTCAAATTGCAA AAAGTGAACCAAGAGACGCTGGTACTGACCAACGTAGTTCTGGCATAATTCGTCTTCACACTATAAAACAGATAATTGATAGA GACAAACATGCTTTATTAGATGTGACTCCTAATGCAGTGGACCGTCTGAATTATGCCCAGTGGTATCCTATTGTAGTGTTCCTAAATCCTGATTCTAAGCAAGGTGTAAAGACTATGAGAATGAGGTTGTGCCCAGAATCACGAAAAAGTGCCAGAAAGCTGTATGAAAGAGCTCACAAGCTACGCAAAAATAATCACCATCTATTCACAA CTACCATTAACTTGAATTCAATGAATGAAGGATGGTATGGAGCTCTGAAGGAAGCAATTCAGCAACAACAGAACCAACTAGTGTGGGTTTCTGAaggaaag GCAGATGGTGCTACAAGTGATGACCTTGATTTACATGATGACCGCCTTTCTTACCTCTCGGCTCCTGGGAGTGAGTATTCTATGTACAGCACAGACAGTAGGCACACGTCTGATTATGAAGACACAGATACGGAAGGGGGTGCTTATACTGATCAAGAACTGGATGAAACGCTGAATGATGAGGTTGGGACTCCTCCTGAATCTGCTATTACACGTTCTTCTGAACCTGTTAGAGAGGATTCTTCTGGAATGCATCATGAAACTCAGACTTATCCTACTTATGCATCTCAAGCTCAGCCGCAGCCAAATCTCAGAATAGATTCTTCAGGATTTAAAGCAACTACTACTCAGCCG aaagcagaagccTCACCTGCAGTCCCTTACCTTTCCCCGTCGCCTGAATCACACCCTGCAACCTCATCAACCTCTGCAGTAAATGCTAATGTAAACCTAACTAATGTCAGACTGGAGGAGCCTACTGCTGCTCCTTACAACTCTTACCAACCACAAGCGGGCCCCTTAAGAACAacaagtgctgagggagctcatATAGTCCTAAGAGATCAAGAGCCATCATCCTTATCGCCGCATGTAGATCCAGCAAAG GTATACCGAAAGGATCCATATATTAGTGAAGAAGCATCCAGACAAAGCTACATCTTAAAACAGCCAGCAATTAATCACCCAGTACAGAGACAGGAAAGAGACCCGAATCTGATCTATGAATCCCAGGCTCAGTATGCAGAAAAACAACCGAGTAGGGACTATGAACAGTCTACATATAGATATGATTCTACAAACTATGTTGACCAATTTTCTCGTGGTTATGACCCTCGCCTACATTATGATGACCGTGTGCCTCCCTATGAGGAGCACTGGGCTTATTATGATGAAAAACAGCCCTACAACCAAACACGAACAGGTTATGAAAACCAGCCTCCTAGGGATCTTGATTCCAGACAAAATATAGAAGAGAGCACAGAACGCAGCTATTACCCAGCACAACCTCGTTTTGAGGAACCCCCTCCAATGAGCTATGATGGTAGACCTCGCTATGAGCATGCACCCAAGAACTTCAGCTTACCACAAGTGCGATATGAAGATCAACATGCTGTTGGGTATGACACACATGGTAGGTACAAACAAGAAGCTCAGCCATACCAGTCAGCCATATCTCGATCTCCTGAACCGAAGCCGTACTTTGATCCGCATATAAGGGGCTATGAACAAGGTCCTCCTCAAGCTTATAATGCTAAAGCTGGACAATATGAGCCTCATGGCACTTCAGGTgttgctcttcctcctcccccttcaTCACAAACCAAACCGGAAGTTTTGCCTTCTAACAGTAAACCACTGCCTACACCACCATCTCtagcagaggaagaagaagatcCAGCCATGAAGCCACAGTCTGTGCGAAGCAGGGTTAAGATATTTGAAAGAAGAAGATCACCatctttggaaaaaatgaaggaCCCAAGTGATACATCAGCTGTCAAG CCTCCAGAACTAGCACCTAAGCCTACACTCACAACTGTGAgtggtccaaaaccaacttctCAAAGCCAGTATGAACACGACAAAACAACTTACAG AGCCCCAGAACCACAGAGACCTCAAGCGAAGCCACCTGAAGATATTGTACGTTCAAACCATTATGATcctgaagaagatgaagaatatTATCGAAAGCAGCTCTCGTACTTTGATCGCAGGAGTTTTGAAAACAAGCCATCTGCCCAGGTTCCTGCCAGCCATCATTCTGAGCCCACTAAACAAATGCATTCGCAGAATCAGCTGAATTTCACCAGTTACACTAA gGGGAAAACAACCAATACTGAATCAATGGATAGGCCTGTGGGTGAGAAACGCTATGAGCCAATCTCTCAAGTGACgactcctcctcctgctccctcgGTCCAGTACACACAACCTCAGTCCATTAATAGTCCTGTCCTGTCTCTCCCAGCACATCACAAGCCTGCACTTTCTGAAG TTAACTCTGCGTCTGACCCTCCTCCACCTCAGAATAAGCCAGCACTTTTCAGATCCTCTAGAGAGGACACTGTGCAGTCTACTTTTTATCCTCAGAAGAGCTTCCCTGACAAAGGCCCCGTTAATGGAACTGAACAGATTCAGAAAACAGTCACTCCTTCTTACAACCGCTTTACAACAAAACCTTACACTAGTGCTGCGAGGCCCTTTGAACGCAAGTTTGAAAGTCCTAAATTCAACCATAATCTCTTGCCAAATGAAACTCAACATAAACCAGAGTTGCCATCAAAATCTCCAAATTCTCCTCAACCGATTTTGAAATCCCACAGCTCATCGCAGCCTCCTGAGTTTGACAGTGGGATGGAGACCTTTGCTGTACAGGTTGACAAGCCTAAATATCAACCAAATAATGTTAATGCTGTGCCTAAAGCCATTCCTGTAAG CCCTTCAGCGCTcgaggatgaggaggaagaagacgGACACACTGTTGTAGCTACAGCAAGAGGTGTCTTTAACAGCAATGGTGGTGTATTGAGCTCCATAGAGACTGGAGTCAGTATTATTATACCACAAGGAGCCATTCCCGAGGGAATAGAGcaagaaatatatttcaaagtCTGCAGAGACAACAGTATACTTCCACCTTTGGACAAAGAGAAAG GTGAAACACTTCTTAGCCCCTTGGTAATGTGTGGGCCTCATGGACTAAAATTCCTGAAGCCAGTGGAGCTGCGCCTGCCACACTGTGCGTCTATGACCCCTGATGGTTGGTCTTTTGCTCTAAAATCCTCCGACTCCTCGTCGG GTGACCCCAAAACCTGGCAGAACAAGTCTCTTCCTGGGGATCCAAACTATCTTGTTGGAGCAAACTGTGTCTCAGTCCTAATTGACCACTTCTAA